A single window of Coffea eugenioides isolate CCC68of chromosome 7, Ceug_1.0, whole genome shotgun sequence DNA harbors:
- the LOC113777939 gene encoding UPF0548 protein At2g17695, whose protein sequence is MIFLSWARPSPEDQKACINKSGTFNYEAKYRGKTAEPASSVQRDSELRKNGFSVNHARTLVGSGFDAFEKGIVALQSWRHFGLDWAFVDPKTLIQRGSRFCVCEKEFFPWLMMPLQVVYANDNRNSKTAVASFGFGSGTLKGHLLAGEERFSITLDEDNQVWYEILSFSRPAHFLSLIGYPYVLLRQRFFAYQSSVAVQKHLSCK, encoded by the exons ATGATTTTCTTGAGCTGGGCTCGCCCATCTCCTGAAGATCAGAAAGCATGCATAAACAA GTCTGGTACCTTTAATTATGAGGCTAAATACAGAGGAAAAACTGCAGAGCCTGCATCCTCAGTTCAGCGAGACAGTGAACTTAGGAAAAATGGTTTTTCAGTTAATCATGCGCGCACTTTAGTTGGTTCAGGTTTTGATGCATTTGAGAAGGGTATAGTCGCTCTTCAGAGTTGGAG GCACTTTGGACTAGATTGGGCATTTGTTGATCCCAAGACACTGATTCAAAGAGGCTCGAGGTTCTGTGTTTGTGAGAAGGAATTCTTCCCTTGGCTTATGATGCCTTTGCAAGTGGTGTATGCTAACGACAACAGAAATTCTAAAACTGCTGTGGCCTCCTTTGGTTTTGGAAGTGGTACTCTTAAAGGACATTTGCTG GCTGGGGAAGAACGCTTCTCGATCACGCTGGATGAAGACAATCAAGTTTGGTATGAAATACTTTCCTTTTCAAGACCTGCACATTTTCTATCTCTGATCGGCTATCCTTATGTTCTGCTTAGGCAGAGATTTTTTGCTTACCAATCTAGTGTAGCAGTTCAAAAGCATTTATCTTGTAAGTAG